A window of the Microplitis mediator isolate UGA2020A chromosome 5, iyMicMedi2.1, whole genome shotgun sequence genome harbors these coding sequences:
- the LOC130667623 gene encoding venom serine protease 34-like isoform X1, whose amino-acid sequence MSMNPTHGILTVRSSCEILARNISEQNPHGFFTVFAKLHEWNIMTKFLNTFNQQVMSAQWQSVTPTRPAFAGVFPSLVFLLGLAGISNSQFGDCDYEQTISAKQSYYIFTPNYLNGNYPPGSTCRWIAVSDRPIKMTCNPFSLPVSPNCDSDVAIIQTSTKRPGQRYCGTGTLEVTSEEGNKIVVSLFSSPLSSTGGKFYCTLETVSNDTECNCGYKNPTRIVGGTATGVNEYPMMAGLVDIVNEIVFCGATIINNKQVITAAHCLIEKFPKDIGVLVGDHDISIRTETNAAKLFRVSRIDRHPLFSATSLDYDIAMVSINGTIIFNQQVGPACLPFQHAPDTFAGNYVDLLGWGSLSIAERQPTVLQKVKVSVITNKKCMEVYGKIGTRQICTLEKGKDACQFDSGGPVLWQNPSTRRIVCIGMIGYGGLCDDGNPTVHSKIGAHIDWIRTLTPQGYRYCEEE is encoded by the exons ATGTCAATGAACCCCACTCATGGAATCCTAACTGTACGATCAAGTTGTGAGATCCTTGCTCGAAATATATCAGAGCAGAATCCCCATGGATTCTTCACAGTCTTTGCCAAGTTGCACGAATGGAATATCATGACCAAGTTCTTAAATAC CTTTAATCAGCAAGTCATGTCGGCTCAATGGCAGAGTGTTACTCCCACTAGACCGGCGTTTGCAG GAGTGTTTCCTTCGCTGGTGTTCCTGCTGGGCCTTGCGGGCATAAGTAACTCTCAGTTTGGAGACTGTGATTATGAACAAACTATATCCGCAAAGCAATCCTACTATATATTCACTCCAAATTACTTAAATGGAAATTATCCACCTGGAAGTACTTGTCGATGGATTGCTGTAAGTGACCGTCCGATAAAGATGACTTGTAATCCTTTTTCACTGCCTGtg AGCCCTAATTGTGATAGCGATGTCGCTATAATTCAAACATCAACGAAACGTCCTGGCCAACGTTACTGTGGTACAGGTACTCTTGAAGTTACGTCTGAAGAAGGAAATAAAATAGTCGTATCATTATTCAGCTCTCCATTATCATCGACGggtggaaaattttattgcactCTTGAAACAGTGAGCAATGATACAGAATGCAATTGCGGATACAAAAATCCg acaCGAATCGTCGGTGGAACGGCTACTGGAGTTAATGAGTATCCAATGATGGCAGGTCTCGTTGACATCGTTAATGAAATCGTTTTCTGCGGCGCGACTATTATCAATAACAAACAAGTAATAACCGCAGCACATTgtctcattgaaaaatttcccAAAGATATAGGAGTCTTGGTCGGTGATCATGATATTTCAATAA GGACTGAAACAAATGCCGCCAAATTGTTCAGAGTCTCAAGGATTGATAGACATCCGTTGTTCTCAGCGACTTCTCTGGATTATGATATAGCGATGGTCAGTATTAACGGGACGATAATATTCAATCAACAAGTGGGACCTGCTTGTCTTCCTTTCCAGCATGCACCAGATACCTTCGCAGGAAATTATGTAGATTTACTGG GCTGGGGTTCTCTCAGTATCGCTGAACGTCAGCCTACTGTACTGCAAAAAGTAAAAGTAAGtgtgattacaaataaaaagtgtATGGAAGTTTATGGTAAAATTGGAACAAGACAAATTTGTACACTTGAAAAAGGCAAAGATGCCTGTCAGTTTGATAGTGGCGGTCCAGTATTGTGGCAAAATCCTTCAACAAGAAGAATTGTTTGTATTGGAATGATCGGCTACGGTGGCTTGTGTGACGATGGAAATCCAACTGTTCATTCTAAAATCGGGGCGCATATAGACTGGATAAGAACGTTAACACCTCAag gaTACAGATATTGCGAagaggaataa
- the LOC130667621 gene encoding protein Cep89 homolog isoform X2 codes for MIKNILLTCYNGHKNSANESQLESIRRSHRRKHSSKSRCKAKTKVFSSNSNSNNNNNEDCNDNSNSSAANKHRRHKKTKASANETDDLVIKSELNPEIGLMEELSEKEALIAKYKTKYSKLEKNYQEINKENSKLNLLIEKRDSEYKELHTHYEELIKHVQSLDQERINNQIGIKKIVAENSQLHEDVGLLKILIYRLNVELQRYQDKLRLLNVRSDEPKSDATADPATENKKVSEAWGHVNTHALAPLLEAYQEHLEEKEELIRQFRREMDDFGGKCKEIVAENDELRRDLDFYKLQTEKLTEEMKTVTEDIALVKEENDILTKQASLHKQKLHEIHSIYEKKVESMSRDNNKLHSDYVSCKTELSNLQGKYEILSDGYEKLKKNSEKTMPVSVHSDAIEECKRLFEELKTQYETEKRKLLSQLKRFEESNPENEKLIATLTAERDHLRYLTKNLEKSLKRTQNKLESLQNALCSIQVSRDSFKRQLSKITSYCEELVTAQEKLQAEKDELLTLLCTKEKESENIQYLGNNITQRMGLLKDQLKSVQKGAKEQLETVEKNMKIQEQGVGQMKSDYHKELQRLKQLIKQKEDVIGKLQREKYAAQDHLELVWKAATNDDKKVKDVLKNTKIYV; via the exons atgattaaaaatatattattaacttgt TACAATGGACACAAGAATTCGGCAAATGAATCTCAATTGGAGTCAATTCGCCGATCTCATAGACGTAAACATTCATCTAAGAGTCGGTGTAAAGCgaaaacaaaagttttttcgagtaatagtaatagtaataataataataatgaagacTGCAATGATAATAGTAATTCTTCGGCGGCAAATAAACACAGACgtcataaaaaaactaaagcaAGTGCCAATGAGACTGATGATTTAGTTATTAAATCAGAATTAAATCCGGAAAtag gctTGATGGAGGAGCTGAGTGAAAAAGAAGCTTTGATAGCAAAATACAAAactaaatatagtaaattagaaaaaaattaccaagaaattaataaagaaaattcaaagcTCAATTTATTGATAGAGAAACGTGATTCTGAATATAAAGAACTGCATACGCATTACgaagaattaataaaacatgTACAGTCATTGGATCAAGAGagaattaataatcaaattggaattaaaaaaattgttgctGAAAATTCCCAACTGCATGAAGATGTGGGtttgctaaaaattttaatttaccggCTCAACGTTGAGCTCCAGAGGTATCAAGATAAATTGCGGCTGCTGAATGTCAGAAGTGATGAACCGAAGTCCGATGCTACTGCGGATCCAGCGACTGAGAATAAGAAAGTGTCTGAGGCTTGGGGTCATGTCAATACTCACGCGCTGGCTCCTCTGTTGGAAGCTTACCAAGAGCATCTTGAAGAGAAAGAAGAACTTATAAGACAATTTAGAAGGGAGATGGACGATTTCGGGGGAAAATGTAAAGAAATTGTCGCGGAAAATGACGAATTGCGCAGGgatttagatttttataaattacag ACGGAAAAATTAACAGAAGAAATGAAAACAGTCACTGAAGATATAGCTCTTGTTAAAGaagaaaatgatattttaacaaaacaaGCATCGTTGCACAAACAGAAACTCCATGAGATTCATtcgatttatgaaaaaaaagttgagtcAATGTCacgtgataataataaattgcacAGTGACTATGTCAGTTGTAAGACTGAGCTAAGTAATCTTCAAGGTAAATATGAAATCTTAAGTGATGGGTatgagaaattgaaaaaaaattcagaaaaaacgATGCCCGTTTCTGTTCACTCGGACGCGATTGAAGAGTGCAAGAGGTTGTTTGAGGAATTAAAAACTCAGTATGAGACAGAGAAACGTAAACTGCTTAGTCAATTGAAGCGGTTTGAAGAATCGAATCCGGAAAATGAGAAATTGATTGCCACGTTGACTGCTGAGCGGGATCATTTGAGATATTTGACCAAGAATCTCGAGAAAAGTCTCAA aCGCACACAGAACAAGTTGGAGTCGTTGCAAAATGCTTTGTGCTCTATCCAAGTATCCAGAGATTCTTTTAAGagacaattatcaaaaataacatCTTATTGCGAGGAACTGGTTACTGCGCAAGAAAAATTGCAAGCAGAAAAAGATGAACTTTTGACTCTTTTATGTACTAAAGAGAAAGAAAGTGAAAATATTCAGTATCTTGGTAATAATATTACGCAGCGCATGGGGCTTTTGAAAGATCAATTgaag AGTGTTCAAAAAGGAGCTAAAGAGCAACTAGAAACCgtcgaaaaaaatatgaaaattcaagagCAAGGTGTTGGGCAGATGAAATCGGATTATCACAAAGAATTGCAGCGATTGAAACAGCTTATTAAGCAGAAAGAAGATGTGATTGGTAAGCTACAGAGAGAAAAATATGCTGCGCAAGATCACTTAGAACTGGTTTGGAAAGCTGCTACTAATGACGATAAGAAGGTTAAAGATGTGTTAAAAAACACAAAGATTTATGTTTGA
- the LOC130667621 gene encoding protein Cep89 homolog isoform X1, whose protein sequence is MSYIYGNSTVIDDLNDRYDGKSDKKYNGHKNSANESQLESIRRSHRRKHSSKSRCKAKTKVFSSNSNSNNNNNEDCNDNSNSSAANKHRRHKKTKASANETDDLVIKSELNPEIGLMEELSEKEALIAKYKTKYSKLEKNYQEINKENSKLNLLIEKRDSEYKELHTHYEELIKHVQSLDQERINNQIGIKKIVAENSQLHEDVGLLKILIYRLNVELQRYQDKLRLLNVRSDEPKSDATADPATENKKVSEAWGHVNTHALAPLLEAYQEHLEEKEELIRQFRREMDDFGGKCKEIVAENDELRRDLDFYKLQTEKLTEEMKTVTEDIALVKEENDILTKQASLHKQKLHEIHSIYEKKVESMSRDNNKLHSDYVSCKTELSNLQGKYEILSDGYEKLKKNSEKTMPVSVHSDAIEECKRLFEELKTQYETEKRKLLSQLKRFEESNPENEKLIATLTAERDHLRYLTKNLEKSLKRTQNKLESLQNALCSIQVSRDSFKRQLSKITSYCEELVTAQEKLQAEKDELLTLLCTKEKESENIQYLGNNITQRMGLLKDQLKSVQKGAKEQLETVEKNMKIQEQGVGQMKSDYHKELQRLKQLIKQKEDVIGKLQREKYAAQDHLELVWKAATNDDKKVKDVLKNTKIYV, encoded by the exons atgtcgtatatttacggtaattctacTGTTATTGACGATTTAAATGATCGTTATGACGGGAAAAGTGACaagaaa TACAATGGACACAAGAATTCGGCAAATGAATCTCAATTGGAGTCAATTCGCCGATCTCATAGACGTAAACATTCATCTAAGAGTCGGTGTAAAGCgaaaacaaaagttttttcgagtaatagtaatagtaataataataataatgaagacTGCAATGATAATAGTAATTCTTCGGCGGCAAATAAACACAGACgtcataaaaaaactaaagcaAGTGCCAATGAGACTGATGATTTAGTTATTAAATCAGAATTAAATCCGGAAAtag gctTGATGGAGGAGCTGAGTGAAAAAGAAGCTTTGATAGCAAAATACAAAactaaatatagtaaattagaaaaaaattaccaagaaattaataaagaaaattcaaagcTCAATTTATTGATAGAGAAACGTGATTCTGAATATAAAGAACTGCATACGCATTACgaagaattaataaaacatgTACAGTCATTGGATCAAGAGagaattaataatcaaattggaattaaaaaaattgttgctGAAAATTCCCAACTGCATGAAGATGTGGGtttgctaaaaattttaatttaccggCTCAACGTTGAGCTCCAGAGGTATCAAGATAAATTGCGGCTGCTGAATGTCAGAAGTGATGAACCGAAGTCCGATGCTACTGCGGATCCAGCGACTGAGAATAAGAAAGTGTCTGAGGCTTGGGGTCATGTCAATACTCACGCGCTGGCTCCTCTGTTGGAAGCTTACCAAGAGCATCTTGAAGAGAAAGAAGAACTTATAAGACAATTTAGAAGGGAGATGGACGATTTCGGGGGAAAATGTAAAGAAATTGTCGCGGAAAATGACGAATTGCGCAGGgatttagatttttataaattacag ACGGAAAAATTAACAGAAGAAATGAAAACAGTCACTGAAGATATAGCTCTTGTTAAAGaagaaaatgatattttaacaaaacaaGCATCGTTGCACAAACAGAAACTCCATGAGATTCATtcgatttatgaaaaaaaagttgagtcAATGTCacgtgataataataaattgcacAGTGACTATGTCAGTTGTAAGACTGAGCTAAGTAATCTTCAAGGTAAATATGAAATCTTAAGTGATGGGTatgagaaattgaaaaaaaattcagaaaaaacgATGCCCGTTTCTGTTCACTCGGACGCGATTGAAGAGTGCAAGAGGTTGTTTGAGGAATTAAAAACTCAGTATGAGACAGAGAAACGTAAACTGCTTAGTCAATTGAAGCGGTTTGAAGAATCGAATCCGGAAAATGAGAAATTGATTGCCACGTTGACTGCTGAGCGGGATCATTTGAGATATTTGACCAAGAATCTCGAGAAAAGTCTCAA aCGCACACAGAACAAGTTGGAGTCGTTGCAAAATGCTTTGTGCTCTATCCAAGTATCCAGAGATTCTTTTAAGagacaattatcaaaaataacatCTTATTGCGAGGAACTGGTTACTGCGCAAGAAAAATTGCAAGCAGAAAAAGATGAACTTTTGACTCTTTTATGTACTAAAGAGAAAGAAAGTGAAAATATTCAGTATCTTGGTAATAATATTACGCAGCGCATGGGGCTTTTGAAAGATCAATTgaag AGTGTTCAAAAAGGAGCTAAAGAGCAACTAGAAACCgtcgaaaaaaatatgaaaattcaagagCAAGGTGTTGGGCAGATGAAATCGGATTATCACAAAGAATTGCAGCGATTGAAACAGCTTATTAAGCAGAAAGAAGATGTGATTGGTAAGCTACAGAGAGAAAAATATGCTGCGCAAGATCACTTAGAACTGGTTTGGAAAGCTGCTACTAATGACGATAAGAAGGTTAAAGATGTGTTAAAAAACACAAAGATTTATGTTTGA
- the LOC130667623 gene encoding venom serine protease 34-like isoform X2, whose translation MHSRVFPSLVFLLGLAGISNSQFGDCDYEQTISAKQSYYIFTPNYLNGNYPPGSTCRWIAVSDRPIKMTCNPFSLPVSPNCDSDVAIIQTSTKRPGQRYCGTGTLEVTSEEGNKIVVSLFSSPLSSTGGKFYCTLETVSNDTECNCGYKNPTRIVGGTATGVNEYPMMAGLVDIVNEIVFCGATIINNKQVITAAHCLIEKFPKDIGVLVGDHDISIRTETNAAKLFRVSRIDRHPLFSATSLDYDIAMVSINGTIIFNQQVGPACLPFQHAPDTFAGNYVDLLGWGSLSIAERQPTVLQKVKVSVITNKKCMEVYGKIGTRQICTLEKGKDACQFDSGGPVLWQNPSTRRIVCIGMIGYGGLCDDGNPTVHSKIGAHIDWIRTLTPQGYRYCEEE comes from the exons ATGCATTCca GAGTGTTTCCTTCGCTGGTGTTCCTGCTGGGCCTTGCGGGCATAAGTAACTCTCAGTTTGGAGACTGTGATTATGAACAAACTATATCCGCAAAGCAATCCTACTATATATTCACTCCAAATTACTTAAATGGAAATTATCCACCTGGAAGTACTTGTCGATGGATTGCTGTAAGTGACCGTCCGATAAAGATGACTTGTAATCCTTTTTCACTGCCTGtg AGCCCTAATTGTGATAGCGATGTCGCTATAATTCAAACATCAACGAAACGTCCTGGCCAACGTTACTGTGGTACAGGTACTCTTGAAGTTACGTCTGAAGAAGGAAATAAAATAGTCGTATCATTATTCAGCTCTCCATTATCATCGACGggtggaaaattttattgcactCTTGAAACAGTGAGCAATGATACAGAATGCAATTGCGGATACAAAAATCCg acaCGAATCGTCGGTGGAACGGCTACTGGAGTTAATGAGTATCCAATGATGGCAGGTCTCGTTGACATCGTTAATGAAATCGTTTTCTGCGGCGCGACTATTATCAATAACAAACAAGTAATAACCGCAGCACATTgtctcattgaaaaatttcccAAAGATATAGGAGTCTTGGTCGGTGATCATGATATTTCAATAA GGACTGAAACAAATGCCGCCAAATTGTTCAGAGTCTCAAGGATTGATAGACATCCGTTGTTCTCAGCGACTTCTCTGGATTATGATATAGCGATGGTCAGTATTAACGGGACGATAATATTCAATCAACAAGTGGGACCTGCTTGTCTTCCTTTCCAGCATGCACCAGATACCTTCGCAGGAAATTATGTAGATTTACTGG GCTGGGGTTCTCTCAGTATCGCTGAACGTCAGCCTACTGTACTGCAAAAAGTAAAAGTAAGtgtgattacaaataaaaagtgtATGGAAGTTTATGGTAAAATTGGAACAAGACAAATTTGTACACTTGAAAAAGGCAAAGATGCCTGTCAGTTTGATAGTGGCGGTCCAGTATTGTGGCAAAATCCTTCAACAAGAAGAATTGTTTGTATTGGAATGATCGGCTACGGTGGCTTGTGTGACGATGGAAATCCAACTGTTCATTCTAAAATCGGGGCGCATATAGACTGGATAAGAACGTTAACACCTCAag gaTACAGATATTGCGAagaggaataa
- the LOC130667624 gene encoding venom serine protease-like has product MKTTRVYSVISLSLSLILLFPSVLGIINEDFGGCDYEQEIQAGQSYPVFSPNFPYANYRPGAKCRWTARSNQQIKMTCNTISLPQSYGCSLDVLKIQSSSSKPAQRYCGTRPFSVTSENNRIVATLLSSSATGGYFYCTLKAVSNANTNCRCGWKNPTRIAGGEDTGVHEYPMMAEIIDSSGGIICGATIVNNKQVITAAHCVAGRNYNSVGVLVGDHDLSTRTETTATKLFRVVSFVIHSLYNEHTLDYDIALINIDGTIEISEQVGPVCLPFKHSQSHFQDETVEILGWGSLGPVQSQSNVLQKAQVKVITQQRCANDYPGRIGSRQLCTLENEKDSCQYDSGGPVLWRNPETRRIILIAMIGYGMICTDGRPSVNIRVGAYIDWIVSNKPSGWQYCNVE; this is encoded by the exons ATGAAAACAACCCGGGTGTACTCAGTGATATCGCTATCACTATCTCTGATATTACTTTTCCCGAGTGTATTGGGAATTATTAATGAAGATTTCGGAGGTTGTGATTACGAACAAGAAATACAAGCCGGTCAGAGTTACCCCGTTTTTAGTCCCAATTTTCCGTATGCGAATTATCGACCAGGAGCTAAGTGCCGGTGGACTGCTAGAAGTAATCAGCAGATTAAAATGACATGCAATACTATTTCGTTACctcag AGTTATGGATGTAGTCTTGACGTACTCAAAATCCAGAGCTCATCTTCAAAACCTGCTCAACGATACTGTGGAACTCGTCCATTCAGTGTCACCTCTGAAAATAATAGAATTGTTGCAACACTATTAAGCTCATCAGCAACTGgtggatatttttattgtactcTTAAAGCTGTGAGCAATGCGAACACTAATTGTAGGTGCGGCTGGAAAAATCCG ACCAGAATTGCCGGTGGAGAAGATACTGGAGTACATGAGTACCCAATGATGGCAGAAATTATTGATTCTAGTGGCGGAATTATTTGTGGTGCGacaattgttaataataaacaagtaATAACTGCGGCTCATTGTGTTGCCGGAAGAAACTATAATAGTGTGGGTGTTTTGGTGGGTGATCATGATTTATCGACAA gaACCGAAACCACCGCAACTAAATTATTTCGAGTGGTTTCATTTGTAATCCATTCATTGTACAACGAACATACTTTGGATTACGACATCGCTTTGATAAATATTGATGGTACTATTGAAATTTCTGAACAAGTAGGTCCGGTTTGTTTACCATTCAAGCATTCTCAAAGTCATTTTCAAGACGAAACTGTTGAAATTTTAG GCTGGGGTTCACTTGGTCCTGTTCAAAGCCAATCGAATGTACTCCAAAAAGCTCAAGTAAAAGTAATTACCCAGCAAAGATGTGCAAATGACTACCCAGGAAGAATTGGATCCAGACAATTGTGCACtttagaaaatgaaaaagacAGCTgtcaa TATGATAGCGGCGGTCCAGTTTTGTGGCGCAATCCTGAAACAAGAAGAATAATTCTAATTGCAATGATTGGCTACGGTATGATTTGTACTGACGGAAGGCCTTCTGTAAATATTAGAGTCGGCGCATACATAGACTGGATTGTATCAAATAAACCATCAG gaTGGCAGTATTGTAACGTTGagtaa